Proteins encoded in a region of the Tindallia magadiensis genome:
- a CDS encoding patatin-like phospholipase family protein: MKSQRIGIALGGGGSRGFAHLGVLEALREKGIFPDVIAGTSAGSIVGALMAAGKTPGEIMSIMKENKLGDYAKIGLPTEGFMSLDGLKEQLESTLPSDDFHQLKHKLIVAVSNLLTGQVEYLSEGSISLAVQASSSIPILFSPVEINGQWYVDGGLLDNLPVKPLLDVCDKIIAVDVMPLEKLEKLDGITEVAARVFQISVVSRPDEHMDDCDLVIRLEELENYQILDTDHADEIYEIGYNYVKNLDLSALSS, from the coding sequence ATGAAAAGTCAAAGGATTGGTATCGCATTAGGAGGCGGTGGAAGCCGAGGCTTTGCCCACTTGGGGGTCTTAGAGGCGCTGAGGGAAAAGGGAATATTCCCTGATGTAATTGCCGGAACCAGTGCTGGTTCTATCGTGGGTGCCTTGATGGCAGCGGGAAAAACACCGGGTGAAATTATGAGTATCATGAAAGAAAACAAGTTAGGCGATTATGCCAAAATCGGTCTCCCCACGGAGGGTTTTATGTCTCTGGATGGTCTGAAAGAGCAGTTGGAATCAACGCTTCCCAGTGATGATTTCCATCAACTTAAGCATAAACTGATTGTAGCTGTTTCAAACCTTCTAACCGGCCAGGTTGAATACCTTTCAGAAGGCAGTATTTCTCTGGCGGTTCAAGCTTCTTCGTCCATTCCAATTCTTTTTTCTCCTGTGGAAATCAATGGCCAATGGTACGTGGATGGCGGACTCCTGGATAACCTCCCTGTAAAGCCGCTGCTGGATGTTTGTGACAAAATCATCGCAGTGGACGTTATGCCGCTGGAAAAACTGGAAAAGCTGGATGGAATTACCGAAGTTGCTGCCAGGGTTTTTCAAATTAGTGTGGTCAGCCGTCCGGATGAGCACATGGATGACTGTGATTTGGTAATTCGACTGGAAGAACTGGAAAATTATCAGATTCTTGACACGGATCATGCTGATGAAATATATGAAATTGGTTACAACTATGTAAAAAATTTAGACCTTTCTGCTTTATCATCTTAA